The Thunnus albacares chromosome 11, fThuAlb1.1, whole genome shotgun sequence genome contains a region encoding:
- the tbc1d4 gene encoding TBC1 domain family member 4 isoform X6: MYQLSRLLHDYNRELYNHFEEHEICPSLYAAPWFLTLFASQFPLGFVSRIFDFLFVQGTEVIFKVALCLLSSHEGEIVECDTFESIVDYLKTTLPTLSQTQMEQTIAKVMEMDISKQLDEYDVEYRVLQDEMLDAGPLPDDSDRLDKLEKTNAQLKKQNMDLLEKLQAARQKIQTLETSVENFLSRESKMKHMIRSLEQERAAYQKTIERMRSCLPPDALTDVEMTQIKTGPNGKAKTAAKKP; this comes from the exons ATGTACCAGCTCTCTAGACTGTTACACGACTACAACCGAGAGTTGTACAATCACTTCGAGGAACACGAGATCTGTCCGAGCCTCTACGCCGCGCCGTGGTTCCTCACTCTCTTCGCCTCTCAGTTCCCCCTCGGCTTTGTGTCTCGCATCTTTG ACTTTCTATTTGTCCAGGGGACTGAAGTAATCTTTAAAGTGGCCCTCTGTCTGCTGAGCAGCCATGAGGGAGAGATAGTAGAGTGTGACACCTTTGAGAGCATTGTGGACTATCTGAAAACTACACTTCCCACCCTCAGTCAAACACAAATGGAGCAGACCATTGCAAAG GTAATGGAGATGGACATCTCCAAGCAGCTGGATGAATACGACGTTGAGTACCGTGTCCTGCAGGATGAGATGTTAGATGCCGGGCCGCTGCCTGATGACTCTGACCGGCTGGATAAACTAGAGAAGACAAATGCACAGTTGAAGAAACAGAACATGGATCTGCTGGAAAAACTTCAG GCTGCACGGCAGAAGATTCAGACGCTGGAGACAAGCGTGGAGAACTTCCTTTCTCGGGAGAGCAAAATGAAGCACATGATTCGCTCTCTGGAGCAGGAGAGGGCAGCTTACCAGAAGACCATTGAACGCATGCGCTCGTGCCTTCCCCCTGACGCCCTGACAGATGTGGAGATGACCCAGATCAAAACAGGACCCAACGGGAAAGCCAAAACTGCAGCCAAGAAGCCCTGA